The genomic window AGTTCGAGATTTTCAGTTTCTTATGCAAAGAATAATGAAACAGAAAAGCAAAGGTGAAAACCTTGTCAGAAAAAGATTGACGGTGTTTACCTTGATAGGAGCAACATGAATGCGGCCCAATATCTCTGTTTGGCCAACACCATGGGCAATACCTTTGTAGCGTTGGTCCATAAGTCTCAGCAATCTGAAAGTAAGTAGTCATCAAGACTTGTGAAATTTTCCATCATTCTATGTTACAAGAAGGACCAGAAGATATAAACATGGAAGTTACCCGCATCTCTCAGCACAACTCTTGGATATAATTGTCGACTGTGCACCACTATCAACGAAAGCCTGGAGATGGTGTAAATATAGgtttagaacaaaaaagatgatCTAAGGAGTGCTCGATAACGCCTCTAAGCGCACTGAGAGACCAAGAAAAATTGAGAACAGATAGTAAGGTGAAACGAGGTTATAATCTGGTTGCAAAATTCTACCTTCAAAGGTACGCCGTTGACCTCCATATCCACATAGAGCATTATCTAAGGAagtgataaaaacaaaagaaatcaagactttatacaaaaaaaggtTAAGGAATTTCAGAAGCATAAACTAAAACACAAGCATACATACCACCCGAGCAAAACCTTCAGGATTATGTTCAAGGGCAGCTTCCCAGTTCTCATCAATTCCTTTCTGTTCAAATATATCAATCAAGATAGTACCAAAAGTCAGAAATGACACGAAAAGGTAACAATCAAATTAGGAGAACATAAGAAACTAACCAAAGTGAAAGATTGCATCCAGGAATCACAAAAGAGTTATTTGCCACTAAAGTAATACAAGAGTCCAGTACATGTAACATAAGTAAGAACAATTAACCTGACGAATTGCAGCTTCAATTTTCCTCTGTGCTTCAACATCAAAAGGATCTGCATACAGAAGGGCCTGCAAGGAGGGAAATACACAAGCAGGGTTATTTGTAGTGGTAGATGTAACTTAATGTGtggaaaaaagagaagctaGTAACTCTTTCAAAGCCAGTTATCCTGAAAatcagttttattttgaagtaAGGCTTACAAGTTCCTCTTCCTTCTGACGCTGTAAAACAGATCGCTGACGATGCCGTGCACGCAAAACATCCTGTAACTTATTTAAATCGCTTCCAGAAATCACTTGTGCAAGCTCAGGATCATTCTACAATTCACAACATCAAAAGCCAAGGCAACAGAGTCATAAAACGAAGTCCAAGAAGAATTTCGTAGTTCTAGTTACTATAAATTCAGACCTGAAATAACTGTCCCATAAGATTAGAATCCCCACGAATGTGTTGTTGAAAGGCTGCAGGGTTCAAAGCTGACCCATCAGGATTCATGCCCAAATCATTCCCCGCCGCACTAGTGGCACTACTGAAGAAGAGCAAGCAAATGAGACAAACAAAGAATCATGTTCACAAACAGCAATtgcaaaatttcaaaatagaGAAGCAAGAGGAAATCAATCCAACGTACCCAGATGAGGCATTGgaaaccatcatcatcaataaatCATCATCCTTAACACCCAAGGCACTCAATTTATCGGAATTTCCCATCTCGTTTCCATTATACAacagctgctgctgctgaatCGGAACATTGGACTGCTCATTgattaaaaggaaaacaagGAAACTTTAAGtcccaaaaaccctaaaccccagATTTCAGCAGAAGTCTTTAATTTCTCAGTAGCAAGAGACACAATTCCAAATATAAATAGACAAAAGAGATCTGAAAACTCTTACCTCAACCTCGAGCAAGGCTTTAACATTCTCAACCTACAGGAATATAGCACTAAGGATCAGCAAAATCGAAACTTTCGAAAACGTCGAGTAATAAGTGCTAAAGTAGTGAAACCCAAGAACCTCCATCGATTAATTCGACAAGTACATTGTGATTAAGAACCCGAAGAAACAGGAAAGTTAGGGTTTTCCGGGGAAAAGAAACTTACAGTCTCCTGAGAATCGACATCGAGAGTGATGATTTGTTCACCGGCGGTCATGACAGTGATCCTCATCTTCGTAATCGTCGACTGTTTGGTTTCCGGGGTCTCCTCTGTGACTTGTTTTGGTCAATTTTATAAATCAGAATCTCTGTGACTTCCTTAGATGGCTTTACTTCAGGTTTTATGTTAACTCTGGCTTATAAGAAAAGCCAAACCACCTTAAACCCGCCTTTCGACCCAGAAGCTTCCACCGATATTGGTCTTCAAATCCCGAAACTACCCCGTATTGGTTAAATCCCGAAACTACCCCTGAATCTTTTTAAATCCCGACCGTTTCCTCATAAGTTAATTGTACTTTACTAATCAACctttgttttgacttttgaacaGTAATTAACCTTATTGTTTGTTGGTTCTTAAAGGATATAGACTTAAGATTTAACTTTATACTTTAGTTTAAACAAATCAGTATAAAAAGGTCAATGTGTCATGAATCAATTGAACATCAATTCTTATGTCATTAGGAAGAGGTAAAGTCATAACGAACGAGAATATTACCTTTTTCATATAGATAGATAAGAATATagcttattttctttttagtatCGCTTATGGAAATTTTCTA from Arabidopsis thaliana chromosome 3, partial sequence includes these protein-coding regions:
- the DDI1 gene encoding ubiquitin family protein (ubiquitin family protein; FUNCTIONS IN: aspartic-type endopeptidase activity; LOCATED IN: cytosol, nucleus; EXPRESSED IN: 23 plant structures; EXPRESSED DURING: 13 growth stages; CONTAINS InterPro DOMAIN/s: Ubiquitin-associated/translation elongation factor EF1B, N-terminal (InterPro:IPR000449), Peptidase aspartic (InterPro:IPR021109), Ubiquitin subgroup (InterPro:IPR019956), Peptidase aspartic, eukaryotic predicted (InterPro:IPR019103), Ubiquitin-associated/translation elongation factor EF1B, N-terminal, eukaryote (InterPro:IPR015940), Peptidase A2A, retrovirus, catalytic (InterPro:IPR001995), Ubiquitin (InterPro:IPR000626), Ubiquitin supergroup (InterPro:IPR019955), UBA-like (InterPro:IPR009060).) gives rise to the protein MRITVMTAGEQIITLDVDSQETVENVKALLEVESNVPIQQQQLLYNGNEMGNSDKLSALGVKDDDLLMMMVSNASSGATSAAGNDLGMNPDGSALNPAAFQQHIRGDSNLMGQLFQNDPELAQVISGSDLNKLQDVLRARHRQRSVLQRQKEEELALLYADPFDVEAQRKIEAAIRQKGIDENWEAALEHNPEGFARVIMLYVDMEVNGVPLKAFVDSGAQSTIISKSCAERCGLLRLMDQRYKGIAHGVGQTEILGRIHVAPIKIGNNFYPCSFVVLDSPNMEFLFGLDMLRKHQCTIDLKENVMTVGGGEVSVPFLQEKDIPSRFLDEERVPNDASSSGATVPSGFTEKKNNTVANPTSQQPKRQNTSEGPEFEAKIAKLVELGFSRDSVIQALKLFEGNEEQAAGFLFGG
- the DDI1 gene encoding ubiquitin family protein (ubiquitin family protein; FUNCTIONS IN: aspartic-type endopeptidase activity; LOCATED IN: cytosol, nucleus; EXPRESSED IN: 23 plant structures; EXPRESSED DURING: 13 growth stages; CONTAINS InterPro DOMAIN/s: Ubiquitin-associated/translation elongation factor EF1B, N-terminal (InterPro:IPR000449), Peptidase aspartic (InterPro:IPR021109), Ubiquitin subgroup (InterPro:IPR019956), Peptidase aspartic, eukaryotic predicted (InterPro:IPR019103), Ubiquitin-associated/translation elongation factor EF1B, N-terminal, eukaryote (InterPro:IPR015940), Peptidase A2A, retrovirus, catalytic (InterPro:IPR001995), Ubiquitin (InterPro:IPR000626), Ubiquitin supergroup (InterPro:IPR019955), UBA-like (InterPro:IPR009060).), giving the protein MRITVMTAGEQIITLDVDSQETVENVKALLEVESNVPIQQQQLLYNGNEMGNSDKLSALGVKDDDLLMMMVSNASSGSATSAAGNDLGMNPDGSALNPAAFQQHIRGDSNLMGQLFQNDPELAQVISGSDLNKLQDVLRARHRQRSVLQRQKEEELALLYADPFDVEAQRKIEAAIRQKGIDENWEAALEHNPEGFARVIMLYVDMEVNGVPLKAFVDSGAQSTIISKSCAERCGLLRLMDQRYKGIAHGVGQTEILGRIHVAPIKIGNNFYPCSFVVLDSPNMEFLFGLDMLRKHQCTIDLKENVMTVGGGEVSVPFLQEKDIPSRFLDEERVPNDASSSGATVPSGFTEKKNNTVANPTSQQPKRQNTSEGPEFEAKIAKLVELGFSRDSVIQALKLFEGNEEQAAGFLFGG